Proteins from a genomic interval of Armatimonadota bacterium:
- a CDS encoding dihydrodipicolinate reductase, whose amino-acid sequence MIRSIHTGLGPIGLQILAATVDERIARPVAAADIDPKLCGCPLGQVLIRPELDAVFVRPDLESAITDAENGEGADVVVLATGSFLPDIADQILLCVDRGLNVVSTSEQLNWPWLRSPDLADEIDARAKDRGVTVVGTGINPGLLLDLLPLLLCRPSLNIRRVTARRIVNVSLRRPQLQRKVGSAMSPEEYRQLADQGLVGHVGLAESAAMLAAGLGWAPVSVDETIAPVIATEQTGTEHFTIEPGQVMGSHQEARVAGPDGKEIHLVCRMTHGEADPRDEIEIDGDPPVNMRIENGIFGDTATAGCTAKILRLTVEAKPGLLTVKDLPVA is encoded by the coding sequence ATGATTCGCAGTATTCACACGGGTCTGGGACCCATCGGTCTGCAGATACTTGCCGCAACTGTTGACGAACGCATCGCCCGGCCTGTTGCCGCGGCGGACATCGACCCGAAGCTCTGCGGCTGTCCCCTGGGGCAGGTGCTGATTCGGCCCGAGCTGGATGCAGTGTTTGTGCGTCCCGACCTTGAGTCAGCAATCACTGACGCGGAAAACGGTGAAGGTGCAGATGTGGTGGTCCTGGCCACGGGATCTTTCCTGCCAGACATCGCCGACCAAATCCTGCTCTGCGTCGACCGAGGGCTGAACGTAGTATCCACCTCGGAGCAGCTCAACTGGCCCTGGCTGCGTTCGCCTGATCTCGCGGATGAGATCGATGCGAGAGCGAAAGACCGGGGCGTCACAGTGGTGGGCACGGGCATCAACCCCGGCCTCCTCCTGGACTTGCTGCCCCTGTTGCTCTGCCGGCCATCGCTGAATATTCGCAGGGTCACCGCGCGCCGCATCGTCAACGTATCCCTGCGCCGACCGCAATTGCAGAGGAAAGTGGGCTCGGCGATGAGCCCCGAAGAGTACCGCCAACTCGCAGACCAGGGGCTCGTGGGGCACGTCGGGCTGGCTGAGTCGGCAGCGATGCTGGCCGCCGGGTTGGGATGGGCGCCGGTGTCGGTGGATGAGACCATCGCTCCCGTGATTGCTACGGAGCAGACAGGCACCGAGCATTTCACTATCGAGCCGGGGCAAGTCATGGGCAGCCACCAGGAAGCACGTGTGGCGGGCCCGGATGGCAAGGAGATCCATCTCGTCTGCCGCATGACCCACGGCGAAGCGGATCCGCGGGATGAAATTGAGATTGACGGCGACCCGCCGGTGAACATGCGCATTGAGAACGGCATCTTTGGCGACACGGCGACCGCCGGCTGCACGGCAAAGATTCTGCGTTTGACCGTCGAGGCCAAGCCGGGCCTGCTCACGGTAAAGGACCTGCCGGTGGCATAG